The Skermanella pratensis genome has a window encoding:
- a CDS encoding chemotaxis protein CheW has product MATVPSAALPAVPRGQAGPVPAEEQYVTFTVGTEEYGVNILSVREIRGWTPETKLPNMPDYVRGVGNLRGIIIPIFDLRARFGGGQTEVTKRHVVVVLQVGERTRGILVDAISDILTVAHDAVKPPPDIDSGLIDQQYLSGLVTAENRMVTLLDVTRLFAGDAVEELSSHHIQIPRQAQA; this is encoded by the coding sequence ATGGCAACAGTCCCTTCGGCCGCCCTGCCGGCCGTTCCGCGAGGTCAGGCCGGACCGGTCCCGGCCGAGGAACAGTACGTCACCTTCACCGTCGGGACGGAGGAGTACGGCGTCAACATACTGTCGGTGCGCGAGATCCGCGGCTGGACGCCGGAGACCAAGCTTCCCAACATGCCCGACTATGTGCGCGGCGTGGGCAACCTGCGCGGCATCATCATCCCGATTTTCGACCTGCGCGCCCGCTTCGGCGGTGGGCAGACGGAGGTGACCAAGCGTCACGTGGTCGTGGTCCTGCAGGTCGGCGAGCGCACCCGGGGCATCCTGGTCGATGCGATCTCCGACATCCTCACCGTCGCCCACGACGCGGTCAAGCCGCCGCCGGATATCGACAGCGGGCTGATCGACCAGCAGTACCTCAGCGGGCTGGTCACGGCGGAGAACCGCATGGTGACCCTGCTGGACGTGACCCGCCTGTTCGCCGGCGACGCCGTCGAGGAACTCTCTTCCCACCACATCCAGATCCCGCGCCAGGCGCAGGCCTGA
- a CDS encoding response regulator, producing MKKKVLTVDDSRTMREMVSFTLRGAGFDVVEAIDGQQALVMLASHKVDLILADLNMPNMDGISLIRKVRASGGHRTVPILMLTTESDDAKKQEGRAAGATGWIVKPFNPEKLIQVVQKVMG from the coding sequence ATGAAGAAGAAAGTGCTGACCGTCGACGACTCGCGGACAATGCGCGAGATGGTCTCGTTCACCTTGCGCGGTGCCGGGTTCGACGTCGTCGAGGCCATCGACGGACAGCAGGCGCTCGTGATGCTGGCGAGCCACAAGGTCGACCTGATCCTGGCCGACCTGAACATGCCCAACATGGATGGCATAAGCCTGATCCGGAAGGTCAGGGCCAGCGGCGGGCACCGCACCGTGCCGATCCTGATGCTGACGACGGAATCGGACGACGCCAAGAAGCAGGAGGGGCGGGCCGCCGGGGCGACGGGGTGGATCGTCAAGCCGTTCAATCCGGAGAAACTGATCCAGGTCGTGCAAAAGGTCATGGGCTGA
- a CDS encoding chemotaxis protein CheA, with product MAGAHLDDLDRFKATYFDECAELLAVAEAGLLRLSPQNIDLDEINAVFRAVHSIKGGGGTFGFSQLVAFTHEFEAVMDRLRSQQIGVTTELVDVLIQANDVMARLLTCARDGLPVPAGLADASASDLKRFLRKDASGSAAPAAAPRPPAARKAPPAGALRSFVIYFMPKSDLLLSGNEPAFLLRALKRLGQAEVVCDMGRVPPLFELDGESLYLFWQIALTGTTDEAAIRDVFEFVVDDCQVDIAETTGPADGGEEEAFGLFAENLPYVPPGQLTVYEAGAVEGAQAAPARPEGGAGSGTFGGGGGGGGLGGHTIRVDLDKVDRLVNLVGEMVITQAMISEQLRDVPPGTLQQLVEGLEELSRHTRELQESVMAIRAQQVRSVFSRMPRLVREVAAQTGKEVMLATSGETTEVDKTVVENLVDPLTHMIRNSIDHGLETPDERETVGKPRSGTVHLSAQHRSGRIVIEVADDGRGINRQRVLQKAVEQGLVPAGAGLSDEEIDNLIFLPGFSTADAVSAISGRGVGMDVVRRNIASLGGRIGVHSTPGVGTRFVLSLPLTLAVLDGMVISVGEQRFVLPLTNIIESLRPRKSDLQSVANQCDVIMARGEYVRLVYVDRLFRIDGAIGDPTRGLVVLVETEEGGRLGLVVDEVLGQQQVVIKSLESNFQRLDGVSAATILGDGRVALILDVAGLQSMSRHTHTRAVPAAALPAA from the coding sequence ATGGCCGGCGCACATCTGGACGACCTCGACCGCTTCAAGGCGACCTATTTCGACGAATGCGCCGAACTCCTCGCCGTCGCCGAAGCGGGGCTGCTGCGCCTCTCGCCGCAGAACATCGACCTGGACGAGATCAACGCCGTGTTCCGCGCCGTCCACTCGATCAAGGGCGGCGGCGGCACCTTCGGCTTCTCCCAGCTGGTCGCCTTCACCCACGAGTTCGAGGCGGTCATGGACCGCCTGCGGTCCCAGCAGATCGGCGTCACGACCGAATTGGTGGACGTCCTGATCCAGGCCAATGACGTCATGGCCCGATTGCTGACCTGCGCCCGCGACGGGCTGCCGGTTCCGGCCGGGCTGGCCGACGCATCCGCCTCGGATCTCAAGCGGTTTCTCCGGAAGGACGCCTCCGGTTCCGCCGCGCCGGCAGCGGCGCCCCGTCCGCCCGCCGCGCGCAAGGCGCCGCCGGCCGGGGCCCTGCGCAGCTTCGTCATCTATTTCATGCCCAAGAGCGACCTGCTGCTCAGCGGCAACGAGCCCGCCTTCCTGCTCAGGGCGCTCAAGCGGCTCGGCCAGGCCGAGGTGGTCTGCGACATGGGGCGGGTCCCGCCGCTCTTCGAGCTGGACGGGGAGAGCCTTTACCTGTTCTGGCAGATCGCCCTGACCGGCACCACCGACGAGGCCGCGATCCGCGACGTCTTCGAGTTCGTCGTGGACGACTGCCAGGTGGATATCGCCGAGACCACCGGGCCCGCCGACGGCGGGGAGGAGGAGGCGTTCGGCCTGTTCGCGGAGAACCTGCCCTATGTCCCGCCCGGACAGCTGACCGTCTACGAGGCCGGCGCGGTGGAAGGCGCCCAGGCCGCACCGGCCCGGCCGGAGGGCGGCGCCGGTTCCGGTACCTTCGGCGGCGGCGGCGGCGGCGGCGGCCTGGGCGGGCACACCATCCGCGTCGACCTGGACAAGGTGGACAGGCTGGTCAACCTGGTCGGCGAGATGGTCATCACCCAGGCGATGATCAGCGAGCAGCTCCGCGACGTGCCGCCCGGCACGCTCCAGCAGCTGGTCGAAGGGCTGGAGGAGCTGAGCCGCCATACCCGCGAGCTTCAGGAGAGCGTGATGGCGATCCGGGCGCAGCAGGTCCGGTCCGTCTTCTCCCGCATGCCCCGGCTGGTCCGCGAGGTCGCCGCCCAGACCGGCAAGGAAGTCATGCTCGCCACCTCGGGGGAGACCACCGAGGTCGACAAGACCGTGGTCGAGAACCTGGTCGACCCGCTGACCCACATGATCCGCAACTCGATAGACCATGGCCTGGAGACGCCGGACGAGCGGGAGACCGTCGGCAAGCCGCGCAGCGGGACCGTCCACCTCTCCGCCCAGCACCGCTCCGGCCGGATCGTGATCGAGGTGGCCGACGACGGGCGGGGCATCAACCGGCAGCGGGTGCTCCAGAAGGCGGTCGAGCAGGGCCTCGTTCCCGCCGGAGCCGGCCTGTCGGACGAGGAGATCGACAACCTCATCTTCCTGCCCGGATTCTCCACCGCGGACGCCGTCTCGGCCATTTCGGGCCGGGGCGTCGGCATGGACGTCGTCCGGCGCAACATCGCCAGCCTCGGCGGGCGGATCGGCGTCCATTCTACGCCCGGCGTCGGCACGCGCTTCGTGCTGTCGCTTCCGCTCACCCTGGCCGTGCTGGACGGGATGGTCATCTCGGTCGGCGAGCAACGCTTCGTCCTGCCCCTGACCAACATCATCGAAAGCCTGCGGCCGCGCAAATCCGACCTGCAAAGCGTCGCCAACCAGTGCGACGTCATCATGGCGCGCGGCGAGTATGTGCGGCTGGTCTATGTCGACCGCCTGTTCCGCATCGACGGCGCGATCGGCGACCCGACGCGGGGGCTGGTCGTCCTGGTCGAGACGGAGGAGGGCGGGCGCCTCGGCTTGGTGGTGGACGAGGTGCTCGGCCAGCAGCAGGTCGTCATCAAGAGCCTGGAAAGCAACTTCCAGCGGCTGGACGGCGTCTCCGCCGCCACCATCCTGGGCGACGGGCGCGTAGCCCTGATCCTCGACGTCGCCGGCCTTCAGAGCATGAGCCGCCACACCCATACCCGCGCGGTCCCCGCCGCAGCGTTGCCCGCCGCCTAG
- a CDS encoding STAS domain-containing protein: MADLLPLIHSEDEAGKATLSLPDDLDLPVAASLVESLRAAFSEYSDIVVIAATVERASTAAVQALVAATRHAEGTGQRFAIAAPSDVLTDVCGDLGLAGWLKEWSLK; this comes from the coding sequence GTGGCCGATTTATTGCCCCTGATTCATTCCGAGGACGAGGCCGGCAAGGCCACTCTGAGCCTGCCGGACGACCTCGACCTGCCGGTCGCCGCGTCCCTGGTGGAGAGCCTGCGGGCAGCTTTCAGCGAATACTCGGACATCGTCGTGATCGCCGCGACGGTGGAACGGGCAAGCACGGCCGCCGTGCAGGCGCTGGTGGCGGCGACGCGGCATGCGGAGGGAACCGGACAGCGCTTCGCGATCGCCGCGCCGTCCGATGTCCTGACCGATGTGTGCGGGGACCTCGGCTTGGCCGGTTGGCTTAAGGAGTGGAGCCTGAAATGA